One window from the genome of Spirosoma rhododendri encodes:
- a CDS encoding Nramp family divalent metal transporter gives MNVTNTTTKGWRQDSTTNSLADVHSSVSVPHNAGFFRTLMAYAGPGLMVAVGYMDPGNWATDIAGGARFGYRLLSVVLISNLFAILLQHLSLKLGIATGRDLAQACRDHFSKPVAFVLWLLAEIAIAATDLAEVIGSAIALNLLFGLPLAVGILITAADVLLLLYLQNKGFRVIERIVASLIFIILACFGYELIVSRPDMGSVVDGLLPRPEIVTNPSMLYIAIGILGATVMPHNLYLHSSIVQTRDYPRTDAGRQTAIRFSTIDSTVSLFLAFFINAAILVLAAAAFHYSGNQTVADITDAHRLLDPVLGVKLAGILFAVALLASGQNSTLTGTLSGQIVMEGFLHLRIKPWLRRLITRLIAIVPALIVAILYGEHGTSELLVFSQVVLSLQLSFAVVPLVMFTGDKLKMGKFVNSGWMKVTAWAVTALIIGLNVYLLWDTVRAWV, from the coding sequence ATGAACGTTACGAATACAACAACAAAAGGCTGGCGGCAGGATAGTACGACCAACTCGCTGGCCGACGTACATAGCTCGGTCTCCGTACCACACAACGCCGGTTTTTTTCGGACGCTCATGGCCTACGCCGGACCGGGGCTGATGGTAGCGGTTGGCTACATGGACCCCGGCAACTGGGCCACCGACATTGCCGGTGGCGCACGGTTTGGGTACCGGCTGTTGTCGGTCGTGCTGATTTCCAACCTGTTCGCGATTCTCCTGCAACACTTGTCGCTTAAACTGGGCATTGCCACCGGTCGTGATCTGGCTCAGGCCTGCCGCGACCATTTCAGCAAACCCGTAGCGTTTGTGCTGTGGCTACTGGCCGAGATTGCCATTGCCGCAACCGATCTCGCCGAAGTGATCGGGTCTGCCATTGCGCTTAACCTGCTGTTCGGCCTGCCGCTGGCGGTTGGCATTCTCATCACAGCCGCCGACGTGCTGCTGCTGCTGTATTTGCAGAACAAAGGCTTTCGGGTCATCGAACGAATCGTTGCCAGCCTGATTTTTATTATTCTGGCCTGCTTCGGCTATGAGCTGATTGTGTCGCGACCCGACATGGGTTCGGTAGTCGACGGGTTACTTCCCCGGCCCGAAATCGTGACCAACCCCAGCATGCTCTACATCGCCATTGGTATTCTGGGGGCTACCGTGATGCCGCACAATCTGTATTTGCATTCGAGTATCGTACAGACCCGCGACTACCCCCGAACCGATGCCGGTCGGCAGACAGCTATTCGATTCTCCACCATCGACTCGACAGTATCACTGTTTCTGGCGTTTTTCATCAACGCGGCCATCCTCGTATTGGCAGCTGCGGCCTTTCACTATTCGGGCAATCAAACCGTCGCCGACATTACCGATGCCCACCGGCTGCTCGATCCGGTTCTTGGCGTCAAACTGGCTGGTATCCTGTTTGCCGTGGCCCTATTGGCATCGGGCCAAAACTCGACGCTGACGGGTACGCTGTCGGGGCAAATCGTGATGGAAGGGTTTCTGCACCTGCGCATCAAGCCGTGGTTACGCCGACTCATCACCCGCCTGATTGCCATCGTTCCTGCCCTGATCGTCGCCATTCTGTATGGTGAGCACGGCACCTCGGAACTGCTCGTGTTCAGTCAGGTCGTTCTATCCCTGCAACTCAGCTTTGCCGTAGTGCCGCTGGTGATGTTCACGGGCGACAAACTGAAGATGGGTAAATTCGTCAATTCCGGCTGGATGAAGGTGACGGCCTGGGCCGTAACTGCCCTGATTATCGGGCTGAACGTATACCTGCTGTGGGATACAGTCAGAGCCTGGGTGTGA
- a CDS encoding NUDIX domain-containing protein, with translation MTQVLDKPRQEVITLYGNRLRLRVCGLYCQNDQLLMVRHRGIGPTDTFWCPPGGGAQFGEAAPDALVREFAEETGLDVQVGELLFVNEFMQPPLHALELFFRVDALGGQLLAGTDPEMSADGQIIQEVRLMSFDEIKAYPPEEVHALFRLCHSLSDVFALRGYLPR, from the coding sequence GTGACGCAGGTACTTGACAAGCCCCGGCAGGAGGTGATTACGCTGTATGGAAACCGGCTTCGGCTGCGGGTCTGTGGCCTCTATTGTCAGAACGATCAGCTGCTGATGGTCCGGCACCGGGGTATCGGCCCGACCGATACATTCTGGTGTCCGCCCGGTGGGGGCGCGCAATTTGGCGAGGCCGCTCCCGACGCGCTCGTCCGTGAATTTGCCGAAGAAACCGGACTGGACGTGCAGGTGGGTGAACTGCTGTTCGTCAACGAGTTTATGCAACCGCCCCTGCACGCGCTTGAGCTATTTTTTCGGGTCGACGCGCTGGGTGGGCAGTTGCTGGCAGGTACTGATCCGGAGATGAGCGCCGATGGGCAAATCATTCAGGAAGTGCGGCTGATGTCGTTTGATGAGATCAAAGCATACCCGCCCGAAGAGGTCCATGCCCTGTTCCGGCTTTGCCACTCGCTCAGCGATGTCTTTGCTTTACGCGGCTATTTGCCCCGTTAA
- a CDS encoding NUDIX hydrolase, with the protein MIVFIDDRPLRLISLKTAARLTGSPALTSTTDFDNIIDARLGVVKEESLTGHLLVLNATPATVDKLLTLLQKTKSGRLLSITLGCLSKSDCESAVKRNFKVIKAAGGVVGKDSKILMMFRRGVWDLPKGKLDNGESSREGAAREVEEETGVRVKVGDRICTTWHTYALNGSRILKRTKWYQMTVIDDANMAPQAEEGIERLAWLDSRQTQQALTNSFSSIRYVIDESQK; encoded by the coding sequence ATGATTGTCTTTATTGACGACCGCCCCCTGCGGCTCATCAGTCTGAAAACAGCGGCCCGCCTGACGGGATCACCTGCGCTAACATCAACAACGGATTTTGATAATATCATCGATGCCCGGCTGGGTGTCGTCAAAGAAGAATCGCTGACGGGGCACCTGCTTGTTCTGAACGCTACCCCCGCTACCGTCGACAAACTGCTGACGCTGTTGCAAAAAACAAAGTCCGGTCGGCTACTGTCGATCACGCTGGGTTGCCTCAGTAAATCAGATTGTGAATCGGCCGTCAAACGAAATTTCAAGGTTATCAAAGCCGCCGGTGGCGTGGTCGGCAAAGACAGCAAAATCCTGATGATGTTCCGCCGGGGCGTTTGGGACTTACCGAAAGGGAAACTCGACAACGGCGAATCATCGCGCGAAGGTGCAGCCCGCGAGGTGGAGGAAGAAACCGGCGTACGCGTGAAAGTGGGCGATCGCATCTGCACAACCTGGCATACCTATGCGCTCAACGGCAGCCGGATACTGAAACGCACAAAATGGTACCAGATGACGGTTATCGACGATGCCAACATGGCCCCGCAAGCTGAAGAAGGCATCGAACGACTCGCGTGGCTCGACTCACGCCAGACCCAGCAGGCCCTCACCAACTCGTTCAGTTCAATACGATACGTGATAGACGAGAGCCAGAAATGA
- the coaD gene encoding pantetheine-phosphate adenylyltransferase, translating to MKKIALFPGSFDPFTRGHEDIVRRGLKLFDEVVIGIGKNARKDRYFPLEQMILLIEEAFADEPAVRVISYENLTAAVARDIGARFLLRGLRNTTDFEYENGISQVNRYVYEEVETIFLITSPELAPISSSIIRDLHRYGQNVDPFLPYKLNDRVIE from the coding sequence ATGAAGAAAATAGCGTTGTTTCCCGGTTCGTTCGACCCCTTCACGCGTGGTCACGAAGATATTGTCCGGCGCGGATTGAAACTGTTCGACGAAGTTGTGATTGGCATCGGCAAGAATGCCCGCAAAGACCGGTACTTTCCGCTGGAACAGATGATCCTGCTGATCGAAGAAGCGTTCGCCGATGAACCGGCCGTGCGGGTTATTAGCTATGAAAACCTGACGGCAGCCGTTGCCCGCGACATAGGAGCCCGGTTTCTACTGCGGGGCCTGCGCAACACCACCGATTTTGAGTACGAGAACGGTATCTCACAGGTCAATCGGTACGTGTACGAAGAGGTCGAAACAATCTTTCTGATTACCTCGCCCGAACTGGCTCCGATCAGTTCGAGCATCATCCGGGATCTGCATCGTTACGGGCAAAACGTCGATCCGTTCCTGCCGTACAAGTTGAATGATAGAGTGATAGAATGA
- a CDS encoding ABC transporter ATP-binding protein, with product MNEETKSGRIFDVVILKRLYAFVQPYRSRFFGLVAIIMLAACLSPLTPLLIRYTIDDVISAGDYNRLTTMLIVMLVVLVVQAAVQFYNTYLSGWLGQYVIRDIRVQLYRKILTLRLKFFDNTPIGRLVTRSISDVETLADVFSEGMAAIAGDILQLVLVIGVMLYTDWRLALISLSTIPLMLISTYIFKEKIKKSFNEVRTAVANLNSFVQEHITGMSIVQIFGSEAIEADKFRDINGEHRKANIRSILYYSIYYPVADIISAVAVGLVVWYGARQIIHSDITFGTVTAFVMFINLFFRPIRMLADRFNTLQMGIVSTDRIIKLLDSDEYTLNNGKHAPATLRGDVSFDHVWFAYNEENWVLRDISFRVKAGETVAFVGATGAGKSSIINLLSRFYDINKGEICVDGVDVHDYELGHLRRNIGVVLQDVFLFSDTIENNITLGDKRISREKMVEAAKLVGVHDLIERLPGGYQYNVMERGSTLSVGQRQLISFVRAMVQDPKIIVLDEATSSVDTETEEMIQHAISTLMKGRTAIVIAHRLSTIQKANNIIVVDKGHIVEQGTHEQLLQRGEFYANLYRMQYKEVV from the coding sequence GTGAACGAAGAAACAAAAAGTGGCCGCATCTTCGATGTAGTCATTCTGAAAAGGCTCTACGCTTTCGTACAGCCCTACCGGAGTCGCTTTTTCGGACTGGTCGCCATCATTATGCTGGCCGCCTGTCTGTCTCCGCTGACTCCCCTCCTGATTCGATACACCATTGATGATGTCATCAGTGCCGGTGACTACAACCGGCTGACGACTATGCTCATCGTCATGCTGGTGGTGCTGGTCGTGCAGGCGGCTGTTCAGTTTTATAACACGTACTTGTCGGGCTGGCTGGGGCAGTACGTTATTCGGGATATCCGGGTGCAGCTCTACCGCAAGATTCTGACGCTGCGGCTGAAATTCTTCGACAACACCCCCATCGGCCGACTCGTTACACGCTCCATTTCCGACGTCGAAACGCTGGCAGATGTGTTTAGCGAAGGGATGGCCGCTATCGCTGGCGATATTCTGCAACTGGTGCTGGTGATCGGCGTAATGCTGTATACCGACTGGCGGCTTGCACTCATCAGCCTGTCGACCATCCCGCTGATGTTGATCAGCACGTATATTTTCAAGGAAAAAATCAAGAAGTCGTTCAACGAAGTCAGAACGGCGGTGGCAAACCTGAACTCGTTTGTGCAGGAACACATCACCGGTATGAGCATCGTGCAGATTTTCGGCAGCGAAGCCATTGAAGCCGACAAGTTTCGCGACATAAACGGCGAACATCGCAAGGCCAACATCCGCTCTATCCTTTACTATTCGATTTATTACCCCGTCGCCGACATTATTTCGGCGGTAGCCGTGGGGCTGGTTGTGTGGTACGGTGCGCGGCAGATTATTCATTCCGACATCACCTTCGGGACCGTTACGGCTTTCGTGATGTTTATTAACCTGTTTTTCCGCCCAATCCGGATGCTGGCCGACCGCTTCAACACCCTGCAAATGGGTATCGTCAGCACCGACCGGATCATCAAACTCCTCGATAGCGACGAGTATACCCTCAACAACGGAAAGCATGCCCCCGCCACCCTCCGGGGCGACGTAAGTTTCGATCACGTCTGGTTTGCGTACAACGAAGAAAACTGGGTGCTGCGCGACATCAGCTTCCGCGTCAAAGCGGGCGAAACAGTTGCATTTGTCGGCGCAACCGGGGCGGGTAAGTCGTCGATTATCAACCTGCTCAGCCGATTCTACGACATCAATAAAGGCGAAATTTGCGTCGATGGTGTCGACGTTCACGATTACGAACTGGGCCACCTGCGCCGGAATATCGGTGTCGTGTTGCAGGACGTGTTTCTGTTTTCCGATACAATTGAGAACAACATTACCCTCGGCGACAAGCGCATCAGCCGCGAAAAAATGGTCGAAGCGGCCAAGCTCGTTGGTGTTCACGACCTGATCGAGCGACTGCCGGGTGGTTACCAATACAATGTGATGGAGCGGGGCTCGACACTATCCGTTGGGCAGCGTCAGCTGATTTCGTTTGTCCGGGCAATGGTGCAGGACCCGAAGATTATTGTGCTTGACGAAGCAACGTCGTCCGTCGATACGGAGACGGAGGAGATGATTCAGCACGCTATCAGTACGCTGATGAAAGGGCGTACGGCTATCGTTATTGCCCACCGGTTGTCGACCATTCAGAAAGCAAACAACATCATCGTCGTCGATAAGGGGCATATTGTCGAGCAGGGTACGCACGAACAGCTGTTGCAGCGGGGCGAATTTTACGCCAACCTGTACCGAATGCAGTACAAAGAAGTGGTATAA
- a CDS encoding CBS domain-containing protein produces the protein MKIRQILQGKSINALFSVGSGETVLDALKLMAEKNIGAVLVVDNDELTGIFSERDYARKIVLKGRHSDDTLVRDVMTPNVITIEPEQRLEDCMQIMSDKHIRHLPVMESGKLIGIISINDVVTAIMRDQKTRIDSLESYISGSPY, from the coding sequence ATGAAAATACGCCAAATTCTACAAGGAAAATCAATTAACGCGCTGTTCTCGGTTGGTTCGGGAGAAACCGTACTTGACGCCCTCAAACTGATGGCCGAGAAAAATATCGGAGCCGTACTCGTTGTCGACAACGACGAGCTGACCGGTATTTTTTCCGAGCGCGATTACGCCCGCAAGATCGTTCTGAAAGGCCGCCACTCCGACGATACGCTGGTGCGCGACGTTATGACCCCCAACGTCATTACGATCGAACCCGAGCAGCGGCTGGAAGACTGTATGCAGATCATGTCCGACAAGCACATCCGGCACCTGCCCGTCATGGAGTCGGGTAAACTAATCGGCATTATCTCGATCAATGACGTGGTAACAGCCATCATGCGCGACCAGAAAACCCGCATCGACTCGCTGGAAAGCTACATCTCCGGTAGCCCGTACTGA
- a CDS encoding hemolysin family protein, protein MELLIILLLTILNGVFSMSEIALVSSRKSRFEAAAKNGDRQAQSALDLANSPNRFLSTVQIGITLIGLLTGIFSGDKITTDVEGYVAQIAVLQPYAHSVAVVLVLIVLTYVSLVLGELVPKRIGLSNPEGIAKTMAAPMMLLSKLTAPFIALLTFSSDTLIKLLQIKPNDSAVTEEEIKSLIQEGTTGGAIEEIEQEIVQNVFQLGDRKITSLMTNRQEIVYLDLEDDPAENKEKITTHRHSVFPLCNGGVDEVIGLIYSKDFLGKDLDTELLRLNDLKRDALFVPENNRAYQVLERFRERKQYVGVIVDEYGGVLGVVTLNDILDVLVGDIDDATDDYEIRKRDDGSYLIDAQLPFEDFLSYFEISITPQNRRDLTGFDTLGGFALHILKDIPQTGEQFAWQSYRFEIVDMDKSRIDKIMVWRAAED, encoded by the coding sequence GTGGAACTGCTGATAATTCTGTTGCTGACGATTCTGAATGGTGTCTTTTCCATGTCAGAAATTGCCCTTGTTTCCTCCCGAAAATCGCGCTTTGAAGCGGCTGCTAAAAACGGCGACCGGCAGGCACAGTCGGCGCTCGATCTGGCCAATTCGCCGAACCGATTTCTGTCGACGGTGCAGATCGGGATTACCCTGATCGGTCTGCTGACGGGTATTTTCTCCGGCGATAAGATCACCACCGACGTTGAAGGGTATGTGGCCCAGATCGCCGTGCTGCAACCCTACGCCCACTCGGTGGCGGTCGTACTGGTGCTGATCGTGCTGACGTACGTATCGCTGGTGCTGGGTGAACTGGTGCCAAAACGTATCGGTCTGTCGAATCCCGAAGGCATTGCCAAAACGATGGCGGCTCCCATGATGCTGCTCTCGAAACTGACCGCACCGTTTATCGCGCTGCTCACCTTTTCGAGCGATACGCTGATTAAGTTGTTGCAGATCAAGCCCAATGACAGTGCTGTTACGGAGGAAGAAATCAAAAGTCTGATTCAGGAAGGCACGACCGGGGGCGCAATCGAGGAAATTGAGCAGGAGATTGTACAGAACGTGTTTCAACTCGGCGACCGCAAGATTACGTCGCTGATGACCAACCGGCAGGAGATCGTTTACCTTGATCTTGAGGACGATCCGGCCGAGAACAAAGAAAAAATCACGACGCACCGCCACTCCGTATTTCCGCTCTGTAATGGCGGGGTCGATGAGGTTATCGGCCTGATCTATTCAAAGGATTTTCTGGGTAAAGACCTCGATACGGAACTGCTGCGGCTGAACGACTTAAAACGTGACGCGCTGTTTGTGCCCGAAAACAACCGGGCGTATCAGGTGTTGGAGCGGTTCCGCGAGCGCAAGCAGTACGTCGGCGTGATTGTCGATGAATATGGCGGTGTGCTTGGCGTCGTTACGCTCAACGACATTCTGGACGTACTTGTCGGTGACATCGACGACGCAACCGACGACTACGAAATCCGCAAACGCGACGACGGTAGCTACCTGATCGACGCGCAGCTACCGTTCGAAGATTTTCTGTCTTACTTTGAGATTAGTATTACACCGCAGAATCGTCGTGACCTGACTGGCTTCGATACACTCGGCGGTTTCGCGCTGCATATTCTGAAAGATATTCCTCAGACGGGCGAGCAGTTTGCGTGGCAGTCGTACCGGTTCGAGATCGTGGATATGGACAAGAGCCGTATCGACAAAATCATGGTCTGGCGGGCTGCCGAAGATTAA
- a CDS encoding DUF3822 family protein: MQILQMPTPTISIHADQFGPEQSARAVLCLEAGHDRFRFIALDDRGQGQWLEDYAFPSLLTDRLPTDLLADIFRDHPLLTASPWQEIRVSINTPSFTLVPQPLYRKEYAGSYLALMRGSQLPAHEFAQAYAHEAEGYLSVFSLSHDLADFFSEAYPLQPLTFVHQVGALLEATAALARQTPGEPTVYLYFEDEFVTVICRTGSALRYCNRFGYRNAQDLTYYVLYTLAELQIDPETAVVMLYGEITPFAERYTELSRFLAHLRFGTFPPGLTLSSDFSDLPDHRYLSLYGLCLMGE; this comes from the coding sequence GTGCAGATTCTTCAGATGCCCACCCCCACCATCAGTATCCATGCTGACCAATTCGGTCCGGAACAGTCGGCGCGGGCGGTACTATGTCTGGAAGCGGGGCACGACCGGTTTCGGTTCATTGCACTGGATGACCGTGGGCAGGGGCAATGGCTCGAAGATTATGCGTTCCCCTCGTTGCTAACCGATCGTCTGCCGACTGACCTGCTGGCCGATATTTTTCGCGATCACCCGTTGCTGACGGCGTCGCCCTGGCAGGAAATCCGGGTGAGTATCAATACGCCATCGTTCACGCTGGTGCCTCAGCCGCTCTACCGGAAGGAATACGCCGGTAGTTACCTGGCCCTGATGCGGGGGAGTCAGTTGCCCGCGCATGAGTTTGCGCAGGCCTACGCCCACGAAGCCGAAGGCTATTTGTCGGTGTTTAGCCTGAGCCACGATCTGGCCGATTTCTTTTCGGAAGCGTACCCGCTGCAACCGCTGACGTTTGTGCATCAGGTAGGGGCGCTGCTCGAAGCGACGGCTGCGTTGGCCCGGCAAACACCCGGAGAGCCGACGGTTTATCTGTATTTTGAAGATGAATTCGTGACGGTCATCTGTCGCACCGGATCCGCGCTGCGCTATTGCAACCGGTTTGGCTACAGAAATGCGCAGGACCTGACCTATTACGTACTGTATACACTCGCCGAACTACAGATCGACCCCGAAACAGCGGTTGTGATGTTATATGGCGAAATCACTCCGTTTGCCGAACGGTATACCGAGCTGAGTCGGTTTCTGGCGCACCTGCGTTTCGGTACGTTCCCCCCCGGTCTGACGCTGAGCAGCGACTTCAGCGATCTGCCCGACCATCGTTATCTAAGCCTGTACGGACTTTGCCTGATGGGAGAGTGA